A window of Ananas comosus cultivar F153 linkage group 4, ASM154086v1, whole genome shotgun sequence contains these coding sequences:
- the LOC109708668 gene encoding LOW QUALITY PROTEIN: protein ROOT PRIMORDIUM DEFECTIVE 1 (The sequence of the model RefSeq protein was modified relative to this genomic sequence to represent the inferred CDS: inserted 1 base in 1 codon; deleted 1 base in 1 codon), translating to MPSSSSLFSSLTDARSAVSSSSRQGARNGVCVSDAGVSSLKVPWXGGTRALDSAIERTSGYGLCWARAIREVLAVAGRPIPLRYLEKRRPRLRLPLRVPTFLRRYPNLFELYPDRIRPSSPSPAVPFLRPSPSLLSFLALRDRLLSLHEPLLLAKLVKLLMMSRHRALPADKLLCVKRDFGFPDDLLTSLVPAHPDLLRLSGHPGHGPCFVELVAWDHSYARSAVEARADAESELTGVRMRPNFAVRLPRGFYLKKEMREWARDWLELPYISPYADASALHPASREMEKRAVGLLHELLSLTLHKRAAVPILGKFCDEFRLSNAFASAFTRHPGIFYVSLKGGIKTAMLREAYDELGELVDRDPLLAIKDKFVEMMEEGHRDYMEAMKRRKEELERDLELMAAKNAAETGDGGETS from the exons ATGCCCTCGTCCTCGTCGCTCTTCTCGTCCCTGACAGACGCTCGGTCAGcggtcagcagcagcagcaggcagGGCGCGCGAAACGGTGTGTGTGTCTCCGACGCAGGGGTGTCGAGCCTGAAGGTGCCGT GGGGCGGGACCCGCGCGCTGGACTCGGCCATCGAGCGGACAAGCGGTTACGGCCTCTGCTGGGCGCGTGCGATCCGGGAGGTTCTCGCGGTAGCCGGCCGTCCG ATCCCGCTCCGCTACCTGGAGAAGCGCCgcccccgcctccgcctccccctccgCGTGCCGACCTTCCTCCGCCGCTACCCCAACCTCTTCGAGCTCTACCCGGACCGCATCCggccctcctccccctccccggcCGTCCCCTTCCTCCGCCCGtccccctccctcctctccttcctcgcCCTCCGCGACCGCCTCCTCTCCCTCCACGAGCCCCTCCTCCTCGCCAAGCTCGTCAAGCTCCTCATGATGTCCCGCCACCGCGCCCTCCCCGCCGACAAGCTCCTCTGCGTCAAGCGCGACTTCGGCTTCCCCGACGACCTCCTCACCTCCCTCGTCCCCGCCCACCCGgacctcctccgcctctccgGCCACCCCGGCCACGGCCCCTGCTTCGTCGAGCTCGTCGCCTGGGACCACTCCTACGCCCGCTCCGCCGTCGAGGCCCGCGCCGACGCCGAGTCCGAGCTCACCGGCGTCCGCATGCGCCCCAACTTCGCCGTCCGCCTCCCCAGGGGCTTCTACCTCAAGAAGGAGATGCGCGAGTGGGCGCGCGACTGGCTCGAGCTCCCCTACATCTCCCCCTACGCCGACGCCTCCGCCCTCCACCCGGCCTCGCGCGAGATGGAGAAGCGCGCCGTGGGGTTGCTCCACGAGCTGCTCTCCCTCACCCTCCACAAGCGCGCCGCGGTCCCCATCCTCGGCAAGTTCTGCGACGAGTTCCGCCTCTCCAACGCCTTCGCCAGCGCCTTCACCCGCCACCCCGGCATCTTCTACGTCTCGCTCAAGGGCGGGATCAAGACGGCGATGCTGCGCGAGGCCTACGACGAGCTCGGGGAGCTCGTCGACCGCGATCCGCTGCTGGCGATCAAGGATAAGTTCGTGGAGATGATGGAGGAGGGGCACAGGGATTACATGGAGGCGATGAAGAGGCGGAAGGAGGAGTTGGAGAGGGACTTGGAGCTGATGGCTGCAAAGAACGCTGCTGAGACGGGCGACGGCGGTGAGACGTCGTAA
- the LOC109709728 gene encoding methyltransferase-like protein 13 isoform X1, translated as MTLGGSSSSSSSSSSLGTHSYGETAYWDDRYRKDGGPFDWYQKYAPLSPLFDLYLRRSHRLLLVGCGNSVLGESMVDDGYQDIINIDISTVVIEAMQQKYKDKPALKYLKMDVRDMAGFESNSFDGVIDKGTLDSIMCGHNAHENATKMLEEVARVLKDKGVYILITYGDPSYRLCVLKNLDTWTINMHVIDRLDRSPEQKSWELTKPLRLNEDGTSVAALLGSNPDVHYIYVCIKDESLRQKRNNNRVDREAKVG; from the exons ATGACGCTCGggggatcgtcgtcgtcgtcgtcgtcgtcgtcgagctTAGGGACGCACTCATACGGGGAGACCGCATACTGGGACGATCGCTACCGCAAGGACGGGGGCCCCTTCGACTGGTACCAAAAGTATGCgcccctctcccctctcttcGACCTCTACCTCCGCCGCTcccaccgcctcctcctcgtCGGTTGCGGCAACTCAG TTTTGGGGGAAAGCATGGTTGATGATGGATATCAAGATATCATTAACATAGATATATCTACAGTGGTGATTGAAGCCATGCAACAAAAATACAAAGATAAGCCAGCCCTAAagt ATCTTAAAATGGACGTTCGAGACATGGCTGGTTTTGAATCTAATTCGTTTGATGGTGTCATTGATAAAG GAACTCTCGACTCCATCATG TGTGGGCATAATGCACATGAAAATGCAACTAAGATGCTGGAGGAGGTTGCCAG AGTTCTCAAGGACAAAGGAGTTTACATCCTG ATTACGTATGGAGATCCAAGTTATCGATTGTGTGTACTGAAGAACTTGGACACGTGGACAATAAATATGCATGTAATAG ACAGATTGGACAGAAGTCCGGAGCAGAAAAGTTGGGAACTAACCAAACCATTGCGGCTAAACGAAGATGGAACCTCTGTGGCTGCACTTCTCGGTTCGAACCCAGATGTTCATTATATTTACGTCTGTATTAAG GATGAATCTCTGCGGCAGAAGCGGAATAACAACAGAGTTGATCGTGAAGCCAAAGTAGGATAA
- the LOC109709728 gene encoding methyltransferase-like protein 13 isoform X2, translating to MTLGGSSSSSSSSSSLGTHSYGETAYWDDRYRKDGGPFDWYQKYAPLSPLFDLYLRRSHRLLLVGCGNSVLGESMVDDGYQDIINIDISTVVIEAMQQKYKDKPALKYLKMDVRDMAGFESNSFDGVIDKGTLDSIMCGHNAHENATKMLEEVARVLKDKGVYILITYGDPSYRLCVLKNLDTWTINMHVIGLNQGFCCCVDLPRCFCMMFLCTKFML from the exons ATGACGCTCGggggatcgtcgtcgtcgtcgtcgtcgtcgtcgagctTAGGGACGCACTCATACGGGGAGACCGCATACTGGGACGATCGCTACCGCAAGGACGGGGGCCCCTTCGACTGGTACCAAAAGTATGCgcccctctcccctctcttcGACCTCTACCTCCGCCGCTcccaccgcctcctcctcgtCGGTTGCGGCAACTCAG TTTTGGGGGAAAGCATGGTTGATGATGGATATCAAGATATCATTAACATAGATATATCTACAGTGGTGATTGAAGCCATGCAACAAAAATACAAAGATAAGCCAGCCCTAAagt ATCTTAAAATGGACGTTCGAGACATGGCTGGTTTTGAATCTAATTCGTTTGATGGTGTCATTGATAAAG GAACTCTCGACTCCATCATG TGTGGGCATAATGCACATGAAAATGCAACTAAGATGCTGGAGGAGGTTGCCAG AGTTCTCAAGGACAAAGGAGTTTACATCCTG ATTACGTATGGAGATCCAAGTTATCGATTGTGTGTACTGAAGAACTTGGACACGTGGACAATAAATATGCATGTAATAG GTTTAAATCAGGGCTTTTGTTGTTGTGTTGATCTTCCCAGATGTTTCTGTATGATGTTTCTTTGTACGAAGTTCATGCTATGA
- the LOC109708669 gene encoding transcription factor TIP2-like: protein MEGSSSEFIGPSHTATMNFSDLALMGSGQNSSSNSSNGTSAAAAELDFHRQFGLDVVGKPEMAPHLMHFPENLFFAEIPPETASVGSTVLYDPSVQLDLVHHQPCQVREIYTANNINNNDDVSLPQDYSGFIHGSSVNGHFVGGVMEEVYGLGQQLESPHLNTRRQKGGMRQKGLSFNGVEKKEKQRRERLSEKYELLKSLIPNRTKDDRATIISDTMDYIRELGRTVNELKLLVEKKRRKKERGKEVLIGEELVGDMESSSVKPFIDEGEHHASNGSLRSSWLQRKSKETFVDVRIVEDEVTIKITQRKRMISCLLTASRILDELQLELLHLSGGIIGDCHIYMFNTKIPEGSSVYASAVAKKLIEVMDVQFPPQTC from the exons ATGGAAGGATCATCGTCAGAATTCATTGGCCCTTCTCACACCGCCACGATGAATTTCTCCGACTTGGCGCTCATGGGGAGTGGCcaaaacagcagcagcaacagcagcaacgGCACCTCCGCCGCTGCggccgaactcgacttccaccgCCAGTTCGGTCTCGATGTTGTCGGGAAGCCGGAAATGGCTCCCCATCTCATGCACTTCCCCGAAAACCTCTTCTTTGCCGAGATCCCGCCGGAAACTGCTTCTGTCGGCTCGACCGTCTTGTACGACCCGTCGGTGCAGTTAGATTTGGTTCATCACCAGCCATGTCAAGTGAGAGAGATATATACCGCTAATAATATTAACAACAACGATGATGTTTCATTACCACAAGATTATTCTGGGTTTATACATGGGTCTAGTGTTAATGGCCACTTTGTTGGTGGTGTAATGGAGGAAGTTTATGGGCTAGGGCAGCAGCTTGAGAGCCCACACCTTAACACAAGAAGGCAAAAAGGTGGGATGAGGCAAAAGGGGTTAAGCTTTAATGGGgtggaaaagaaggagaagcaaaGGAGAGAAAGGCTTAGTGAGAAGTATGAACTGCTCAAATCACTCATCCCTAACAGAACCAAg GATGATCGAGCGACGATCATCTCCGACACGATGGACTACATCAGAGAATTAGGTCGGACGGTGAACGAGCTCAAGCTACTGGTCGAGAAGAAGAGGCGCAAAAAGGAGAGGGGAAAGGAGGTCTTAATTGGAGAGGAGTTAGTAGGTGACATGGAGAGCTCTTCAGTGAAGCCTTTTATAGATGAGGGAGAACATCATGCATCCAACGGGTCTCTAAGGAGTTCATGGCTCCAACGGAAGTCGAAAGAGACCTTCGTCGACGTTCGGATCGTAGAGGATGAAGTGACTATCAAGATCACCCAAAGGAAGAGGATGATCAGTTGCTTGCTAACCGCTTCGAGAATTCTCGACGAGCTTCAGCTCGAGCTTCTGCACTTGTCTGGGGGAATCATAGGAGACTGCCACATTTACATGTTCAACACTAAG ATCCCCGAAGGATCTTCAGTGTATGCAAGTGCAGTTGCAAAGAAGCTGATTGAAGTCATGGATGTGCAATTTCCACCTCAGACCTGTTAA
- the LOC109709474 gene encoding S-adenosylmethionine synthase-like, which produces MADVDTFLFTSESVNEGHPDKLCDQISDAVLDACLAEDPDSKVACETCTKTNMVMVFGEITTKANVDYEKIVRDTCRVIGFISDDVGLDADRCKVLVNIEQQSPEIAQVVHGHFTKRPEEIGAGDQGHMFGYATDETPELMPLSHVLATKIGARLTEVRKNGTCPWLRPDGKTQVTVEYRNDHGAMVPIRVHTVLISTQHDETVTNDEIARDLKEHVIKPVIPEKYLDEKTIFHLNPSGRFVIGGPHGDAGLTGRKIIIDTYGGWGAHGGGAFSGKDPTKVDRSGAYIARQAAKSIVANGLARRCIVQVSYAIGVPEPLSVFVDTYGTGKIPDKEILKIVKENFDFRPGMIIINLDLKRGGNGRFLKTAAYGHFGRDDPDFTWEVVKPLKWDKPSTA; this is translated from the exons ATGGCTGATGTGGACACCTTCCTCTTCACCTCTGAGTCAGTGAACGAGGGCCACCCTGACAAGCTGTGCGATCAAATCTCTGATGCCGTGCTCGATGCCTGCTTGGCAGAGGACCCGGACAGCAAGGTTGCATGTGAGACCTGCACAAAGACCAACATGGTCATGGTCTTTGGTGAAATCACCACCAAAGCCAACGTCGACTATGAGAAAATCGTGCGTGACACCTGCCGCGTGATTGGCTTCATTTCTGATGATGTGGGCCTTGATGCTGACCGCTGCAAGGTCCTCGTCAACATCGAGCAGCAGTCCCCTGAAATTGCACAGGTTGTGCATGGCCACTTCACCAAGCGCCCTGAGGAGATCGGAGCCGGTGACCAGGGCCACATGTTCGGTTATGCTACTGATGAGACCCCTGAATTGATGCCGCTTAGTCATGTTCTTGCCACCAAGATTGGGGCCCGGCTCACTGAGGTCCGCAAGAATGGGACCTGCCCCTGGCTCCGCCCCGACGGCAAGACCCAG GTGACAGTTGAGTACCGCAATGATCATGGGGCGATGGTCCCCATCCGCGTGCACACTGTCCTCATCTCCACTCAGCATGATGAGACTGTAACCAACGATGAAATCGCCCGTGACCTTAAAGAGCATGTCATCAAGCCGGTCATCCCTGAGAAGTACCTTGATGAAAAGACCATCTTCCACCTGAACCCCTCCGGCCGCTTTGTCATTGGCGGTCCCCATGGTGATGCCGGGCTCACCGGTCGGAAGATCATCATTGACACCTATGGTGGCTGGGGGGCCCACGGTGGTGGCGCATTCTCTGGCAAGGACCCCACCAAGGTCGACAGGAGCGGTGCTTACATTGCCCGGCAAGCAGCCAAGAGCATTGTGGCCAATGGGCTGGCCCGCCGTTGCATCGTCCAG GTGTCATACGCCATTGGTGTGCCGGAGCCCCTCTCTGTGTTTGTCGACACCTACGGGACAGGCAAGATCCCGGATAAGGAGATACTGAAGATCGTGAAGGAGAACTTTGACTTCCGGCCGGGTATGATCATCATCAACCTCGACCTGAAGAGGGGTGGGAACGGGCGGTTCTTGAAGACCGCTGCCTACGGGCACTTTGGACGGGATGACCCCGACTTCACCTGGGAGGTGGTGAAGCCCCTCAAGTGGGACAAGCCTTCGACAGCATAG
- the LOC109709473 gene encoding squamosa promoter-binding-like protein 1, translated as MEAKVGGSVEHQLHCAKTSNGLKKKNFDWDLNDWKWDGSLFTATPLNSAPSDCRNKQLFCVQEAAMQANRSTFGPNEIDFGLTQKGNGKLEGKRRRIIVVEEEEEDDESYDQFGSPSLKLGEQSHLVSEAGPAPLEENNEKSAKLQGRNSSGPSCQVAGCGGDLTEARDYLRRHKVCEVHYKAKSALVGNDMKRFCQQCSRFHLLQEFDGDKRSCRRRLAGHNERRRKTPANPTPNGSSFDGDQNSSYILLSLLKILSNLESVNSEQPNNQELLIHLLTNLAGLAGSSDSRNIARLLQASQENLHKSGSSAGPSSEAANALPNSYTLLEPNTTVATTAAASAMPLERTKAGAPVVEKEPGIPSQRTEEAPLQLNRLKNFDLNCTYNDQEHCLEQHTATTATQQNGSLAYATWMVKQSGPSQMNGNLDSSSWRSLNSNRNDQSRTDKIVFKLFGKDPKDFPLVLHPQISNWLLHCPTEMESYIRPGCIILTLYLRLADSLWEELYHDLTSWMERLLNISSDDFWRTGWVIARVQHHMAFIYNGMVLLEAPLPSETHNSCKILSVTPIAVPCSSTVNFTVKGLSLAQSTSRLLCAFDGKYLFEETTQALCNGTNELPECLSFSCSIPDATGRGFIEVEDYDYSSIIFPFIVAEDNICSEIRALENEINVASYDKLFEEGMGSINTQHEAVKFLHEMGWLLRRSHMQSKSQQIEFHTEVFTPTRFRWLVSFAVNREWCAVVKKLLDVMFHGSIDLDDQTPSEFALGEDLLHTAVRKKSKPLVELLLRYRTEAALKEKTPPGFLFRPDMMGPSNITPLHVAATISEAEGVLDALTNDPQQLGVKAWKNCRDITGFTPEDYARSRGHESYIQLVQKKIDIQMGKNHIFLGIPSTFVTDASYRKADGSNYSKQSAFQIDKFKFQPMQQPYCKQCEQQVFYRPYARRSLLYRPVVFAMTGIAAVCVCVALIMKGPPVVRFIDAPFTWESLGSGYM; from the exons ATGGAGGCTAAAGTCGGTGGCAGCGTAGAACATCAGCTTCATTGTGCCAAAACATCCAATGGACTCAAAAAGAAGAATTTTGATTGGGATTTGAATGATTGGAAATGGGACGGCAGTCTCTTCACGGCTACGCCGCTGAATTCTGCTCCATCGGATTGCCGTAACAAGCAATTATTCTGTGTGCAAGAAGCTGCCATGCAAGCAAATCGCTCAACTTTTGGTCCCAACGAGATCGATTTCGGTCTCACTCAGAAAGGTAATGGAAAACTAGAAGGGAAGCGTAGGAGGATTATAGTggtagaagaagaggaagaagatgatgaatctTATGATCAATTTGGATCTCCTTCCTTGAAGCTCGGGGAACAATCTCATCTGGTTTCTGAGGCTGGGCCTGCCCCCCTAGAAGAGAACAATGAGAAGAGTGCCAAGTTGCAGGGCAGAAATTCGAGTGGGCCCTCTTGCCAAGTGGCGGGTTGCGGGGGTGATCTCACTGAAGCAAGGGATTACCTGAGGAGGCACAAGGTTTGCGAAGTGCATTACAAAGCCAAGAGTGCGCTTGTAGGGAATGATATGAAGCGGTTTTGTCAGCAATGTAGCAg gttccaccttctccaagAATTTGATGGAGACAAGAGAAGTTGCCGGCGGCGACTGGCTGGGCACAacgaaaggagaagaaaaactCCAGCCAATCCCACTCCGAATGGGAGCTCTTTCGATGGTGATCAAAATAGCAGCTATATATTgctcagtttgctgaaaatacTTTCCAATTTAGAGT CTGTTAACTCTGAGCAACCAAATAATCAGGAACTTCTGATCCATCTCCTGACAAACCTCGCTGGACTCGCGGGTTCATCTGATTCAAGAAACATTGCTCGGCTCCTTCAGGCATCTCAAGAAAATCTGCACAAATCTGGAAGTTCTGCTGGGCCGTCATCAGAAGCTGCTAATGCACTTCCAAACAGCTATACTTTGCTTGAACCTAATACTACTGTAGCTACTACTGCTGCAGCTTCAGCTATGCCTTTGGAAAGAACTAAAGCAGGAGCTCCTGTTGTAGAGAAAGAGCCAGGAATTCCTTCTCAAAGGACAGAAGAGGCGCCTTTGCAACTTAATAGGTTAaagaattttgatttaaattgcaCCTATAATGATCAAGAGCATTGCTTAGAACAGCACACAGCAACAACTGCCACTCAGCAAAATGGTTCACTTGCTTATGCTACTTGGATGGTGAAGCAGTCCGGTCCGTCACAGATGAATGGTAATTTAGATTCTTCGTCTTGGCGATCTCTAAACTCGAACAGAAATGATCAG AGTCGTACAGACAAAATTGTCTTCAAGCTCTTTGGAAAAGATCCAAAAGATTTCCCTCTTGTTTTGCATCCGCag ATATCCAACTGGTTGTTACATTGTCCTACCGAGATGGAAAGCTATATTAGGCCTGGTTGTATCATTCTAACACTTTATCTTCGTCTGGCTGACTCTCTGTGGGAGGAG CTCTACCATGATCTTACTTCTTGGATGGAGAGGCTACTCAATATCTCCAGTGACGACTTTTGGAGGACTGGATGGGTAATTGCTAGGGTACAACATCATATGGCATTTATTTACAATG GCATGGTTTTACTAGAAGCTCCTTTACCATCCGAAACACATAATTCTTGCAAAATTTTGTCAGTCACGCCTATTGCTGTTCCTTGTTCTTCTACGGTTAACTTCACAGTAAAGGGCTTGAGTCTGGCACAATCCACCTCAAG GTTACTTTGTGCATTTGATGGGAAGTACTTGTTCGAAGAAACAACACAAGCTTTGTGTAATGGTACTAATGAATTACCAGAGTGTCTGAGCTTCTCTTGCTCCATCCCTGATGCAACTGGGAGAGGATTTATTGAG GTTGAAGATTATGATTATAGCAGTATCATTTTTCCATTTATAGTTGCAGAAGACAACATTTGCTCTGAGATTCGCGCTCTAGAGAATGAAATCAATGTTGCCTCATACGATAAACTCTTTGAAGAAGGAATGGGATCTATAAATACCCAACACGAGGCAGTAAAATTTTTACATGAAATGGGTTGGCTACTTCGAAGGAGTCACATGCAGTCTAAATCTCAGCAAATAGAGTTTCACACTGAGGTCTTTACTCCGACCCGGTTCAGGTGGCTTGTGTCCTTTGCCGTGAATCGAGAATGGTGTGCAGTTGTTAAGAAGCTTTTAGATGTAATGTTTCATGGAAGCATTGACTTAGATGATCAGACTCCATCAGAGTTTGCTTTAGGAGAAGATTTGCTTCATACTGCTGTTAGGAAGAAGTCAAAGCCATTGGTCGAACTTCTATTGAGATACAGAACAGAGGCTGCTTTAAAGGAGAAAACTCCTCCTGGCTTTTTGTTTAGACCTGATATGATGGGCCCCTCAAATATAACACCTCTCCATGTTGCAGCCACAATTAGTGAGGCTGAGGGAGTATTGGATGCCTTGACCAATGATCCTCAGCAG TTGGGAGTCAAAGCATGGAAGAACTGCCGAGACATTACTGGTTTCACTCCTGAGGATTATGCTCGCAGTAGGGGCCACGAATCCTACATCCAGCTTGTTCAGAAGAAAATTGACATTCAAATGGGAAAAAACCACATATTCCTCGGCATCCCTAGCACTTTCGTGACTGATGCCAGTTATAGAAAAGCTGATGGATCCAACTACAGCAAGCAAAGTGCTTTTCAAATTGacaagttcaaatttcaacCAATGCAGCAGCCTTATTGCAAGCAATGTGAGCAGCAGGTGTTCTACCGCCCTTATGCAAGAAGGTCATTATTGTATAGGCCGGTAGTGTTTGCAATGACCGGCATTGCGGCAGTGTGTGTTTGTGTTGCGCTGATAATGAAAGGCCCACCGGTGGTTAGGTTTATCGATGCTCCTTTCACATGGGAATCACTCGGTTCTGGTTATATGTGA